A stretch of DNA from Coccidioides posadasii str. Silveira chromosome 1, complete sequence:
GCCATTGCGAGAGTGGAAGGTTCAGGCTTTCTTGAAAGATAACAAGCTGAGTATTGAGATTGTGACTTTTGAGTCTTGGTTGGAGTGTGCGAGGTCATTGTTAGACGACATCGAGAAGGTCATGGGACAATTGCTAGAGGAGCCGCTCTCGCGTCTTTTCAACAACTAATGTCCCCTTTACAGATAGAAATAATTATCGTTTGTATCAATTTTTCATAAGACATTCCAATTGAATTGAAGTTGACTCTTTGATCGAGAAAGCGCGTAGAGAAATCTCATCATTCGTTTGGTGGCTGCATTTGTGGCGGGATGACGTCCTATTTCGGCTGTTCTCATAGGCTGGCCGAGCTGCCAACTCACCAACCCGCGACAGCCGGACGTTCATCGATCTTCTCACCATTCACCTCAGACCTGGCATCCAGTGAGAGGCCTACAGAGACAGGTCACTGGTTTGTTTCCAGCGGCCTTCTCCAGCAGCCGAAATGGGAGCTCGAACAAGTGATTAGAGCTGCAGCACCCCATCACAGTCCTGTTTTATGGGCTGACCGACTACAGGCATCACTGGCCATTGGATGGGTCTTTTGGCTTATTGGGACGCGAGACGAAGGAAACAGTATCTTGTTCTTGTCCAGTTAAGCTCTCATTGTCAGCAAACTGATCTCCCACAGACACTGTGATGGAATCCACCCTTTTAACTTTCATTCTCCCCTCCTTGGCCGAAAACTGAGGATGGAGTTATGAAAAAGCAAACTATCAAGCCCGCGGAGGCAAAAGTCGTCCACGCATCTGGATCGTCCTCGCAAAGAGAAATGCCTCACAGATCTCAAGCGAGGCAGGGAATCCTAGTGTAGTAATCCAAGAACATTATTTTGTTCATTATTTTGTCTGTGCTAATTGTGTACTCTTCAATGATAACTACATAATGAACCTGTCAGGGTGGAAAATACAATCGATGCTGAGTGACAGAGTACAAAAAGAGCTGAGACCTTGTGACAATCCTGTCATTAAGCAACCATTATCCGATTTCGATAATAGTTCTGAAGAAATAGTCGACAGCCTAACTCCTTCAAGCCGCAAATCGTCATTCAATTGCTCATAAAATGATTGCACGTTAGTGCCATGACTTCCAAGCCTTTCCAGCCGTGTCTCCATTTTGtgaagaaagagagcaaTGGCAAAGTTCCGACTTCGCACAATATTTTCTGCAGTCCGCAGGCCCCATTGAACAGGCAGATCAGCAAAAGGTTTTCCAAAATAGTGTTAGTAAGGAGGGGGTGAAATGCTTCAGCCCAAAACAAGATCCCTGCACACACACCATGAATATCCAAGCGCGTGCATAATCTCAGATTTGATTCCTGAAAAGTGAGATGAGCCAGATGTCTCTGGGATTTGAAACAGCCCTCTCTAAGCGACTCCCTGGCAACCTCTGTACCCCGAGTGTCTCGCGAGAGGTTAGTCGTCCATGGGCATGAATTGAGCGAATGTTGCGCAGTtgcatcttttcttttccccagCCTTGCAGATGTCAATTTTCCAGGGAATCCGTGACTGAAAATGCTCTCCCCCAGGCCCCAGCAGTCAGCAAAGTTTGTCTACTCCAGATTTCGGCTGTTGTGGAAACCTGGGGACCATCGTTCGCTGGTCAGCTTCCCGTCATTCGGCCAAATCTGCGCTAACTAACGAATGAGGATGCCCCATCAGCGTTGGTGCCCCCACGAAGAAGATTTTGGGACTTTTCTAGCTGCAGCAATTGGTCGTACTATCTCTATGAGATTACGGTGAAACTCCATTCGCTCGTTGAAAGTCTTATCCAAGCGAATCAGGAATTCGATCACGAGACGATATCCTATCACTGAGACGGAAATACTTCTTTGTCTACCGTTTCTTTAGGGAGATCGACGTTGGTTAGCTTGGCTTACTTTGAGTAGAAACCGCCGACTCATCGAGTAACCAGCGCCCAAATGCGGGTGTGCCGAGACACGAGGCCTTGCGGCATGTCATCCTGGCAGCAAACCTTCGATGCGCCTCTTCTGGATGCCTTCGAGTGCGGAGGTGATGCGCTTTCATCATTGAGCATTGATCGTCCTTCCTCTTTCATTATGGTCGCGTCCTAATTAAGTTAGCGAGCCCATCGAAGTGGCCCGACGTGACCGCTGTGGCCTTCGTTTCCATTCGGTATAACCCTGGTTAACCTCACCCCTAATCATGCAACTGGTGTTAGTTGGAGGTCTGGGCATTCGACCTTTGAAATGGACTAAAATCTATCGAGACCGCCGCACTTGTGATGATGcactttttcctttcccctACTCAACAGCAGCTATGCATGGCAAAGGCTTCAGACATGTCCTTTCATAGCGTATAACTTCCGCTGCTTGGGATAACTAACGAAGAAACTTCTTCATTAGTCCCATAACTTGCATTTTCTTGCCGGAAACCCGGCCCTCTCTGTTATGTATCCAGAGGGCAGATAATCTCACATCAATCGAGGAACCTTATTTGAACATTCAACTAGCTATCCTTTACCACCTCTTGCTAAATTCTGCTCTGTTCTAATACCCAAACTTCTTTTGGGCTATCGAACTCCAAATCACGGCCGATGTTCACCTTTTCACCATGACATATCTGCAGAGAGTGAAGGACTGGATCTCTTACGACGCGTTTCCGCTCGCACTTAGGCAACGTCGAAAGGGATCCGAAAAGATAGGATTGGCGCCTTCAGGAGAGGATGATTCCCATGTAGAGGCGAATCGTAAATTGCATTTATATCATCGTGTCCATCGATGGGATCCAAACCTTGAAGACGAATACCTCGATGAAGTGAAAGATGCGGCGAATAGCTACGATGGAAGTCCTACGAACAAGCGGATGGTCCGACGTGTTCTAGAAAACTCGCCATATCCAGAGGTTTGTCCTTCCACTTTTCCCGACCTGATGTATGGAGACGGTTCGCCAACGCGATTTTGATATTGATCCAGGTTCGAGCCGCCGTGCGAAACACTGACGAAGATCTCCCCGTGGATACTATCCGCGCATGGACAATTGGTCTCTTTCTTACAACAGTTGGAGCTGGGCTCAATTCTCTATTTTCGCTCCGCGCGCCTTCTATCGTCGTCAGCTCCATGGTGGCACTGCTTCTCGCCCATCCACTCGGCTTAGGATGGACGAAAGTGATGCCGAATAGAAAGATTAATATTTTTGGATCCGAATGGGATCTTAATCCTGGGCCGTTCAATCTTAAAGAACACGCTTTGATTGTAATCATGGCGAATGCATCGATCGGAAATGGGGTCGCGTACTTCACTGACACGGTTCAAGTACAGATCGCATTCTACAATGCGGATTTTGGTATGAAATATTTTTCTCTGAATTCACTTCGTTGGCTAACCCTAGTGTGAATCCATTCAGGCTGGTTATGGAATATATGTCTTGCAATCAGCACCCAGATGGTTGGATTCGGCATTGCGGGTCTCCTTCGCCGCATTCTCGTCGAACCAGGTAGGTTGAATACCTTGAAATCCATTTCGCCAGTCCGTCCAAGAGTATCGTACCCTATTTATTCTGGCTTGACGAATACATTTTTATAGGCATTGAGTATAGCTAACTTACAGCCTCAGGATCTATGATATGGCCGCAAACCCTTGTCACCACATCCTTTCTTTATACTCTACATGACGATACTCCGCCGAATCCAGCTACAACAAACGGCTGGCAAATTTCCCGATACCGATATTTCCTGTATATCTTTACAGGCGCTTTCATGTGGTACTGGTTTCCCGGGTTTATTGCACCGTTTTTAAGTGTATTTGCCTTTGTCACATGGATCAAACCGAACGATCCCCTTGTAAATCAGCTATTTGGAGGCTGGACTGGAATTTCACTCTTTCCTATTACTTTTGACTGGAGTCAAATTGCAGGTAagtcaaaaaagaaaaaaagagaaaagagaaaagaaaagaaaagaacgaaaggaaaaaataagagaattgagTGGGTTGCTGAATCGAATCTGACTCGCAATGCAGGATACGTTGGAAGTCCACTGATTCCACCATGGCACGCAATCGGGAATACGTTGATTGGAACAACTGTCACCTACCTCATCGTCGCTCCCATCATCCACTACACCAACTATTGGTATGGGCGGCATATACCCATACATGACTCTAGCATATATGATAACAGGGGCCACCTCTATAATGTTTCCATGGTTTTATCCGCGAATAACACTTTTGACGTGCAAAAATACAAGGTGAGCCATTCTTTCATTGCGAGATCTCGTCTATCTAACTGGCTTTTCAGGAATATTCGCCAATTTTCCTCCCAACAACAATGGCTCTTACATACGGGCTGCACTTTGCTGCGATTGCCGCGTTGATCGTGCACACAGCTCTTTTCCATGGACAGCAAATCTGGATCAGGGCTAGGGATGCCCGTGGAGATTTGGATGATGTTCATACTCGAATGATGCGGAAATACGAACAGGTTCCAACCTGGTGGTATCTGGCGCTTCTCGGCGGCTGTCTCGCTCTGTGCTTCATAACTTGCCTCGCTTGGCCTACACACTTACCCTGGTGGGCCCTTATGATTGCTCTCCTGATTGCAATCATTTGGACGGTACCCATAGGCATCGTGCAAGGCTCAACTAACATTCAAATCGGATTAAACGTCTTTACGGAGTATATCATCGGATACATGCTCCCCGGCCGGCCGCTTGGGATGATGCTTTTTAAAACCTATGGATACATCACCATGGCACAGGCCCTCTCCTTTATTCAGGATTTAAAGATCGGACATTATCTCAAAATCAGGCCTCGCTCACTCTTCTGGGCACAGGTTATTGCAACTTTTTGGTCCTGCTTTGTCCAACTCGCCGTTATAATTTGGGGTTTGGGTAACATTGAGGGTGTTTGCGAACGAGACCAGCCTAACCGGTTCATATGCCCTGGCGGCAGAGTGTTCTTTGCGTCATCGGTCTTGTGGGGTTTAATTGGACCAGCACGAATATTCTCTGGCAAGGCAATGTATGCTGGTCTCCAGTATTTCTGGGTAGCGGGTGCACTTGCTCCTATATTTTTCTACATCCTTGCCCGAATGTTCCCGCGATCCAAAGTAAGATTCGTCAACACGCCCATTTTATTTGGCGGCACTCTCATGCTCCCACCGGCCACGCCTTTAAACTATGTGAGTACTGAACTTAATGTGCTGGTTTTCATGTAACCGTCGCTAACCGAGCCTGAAATAGCTTGCATGGGGTATTGTTGGCTTCGGATTTCAGAAATACATCCGCTATCGGTTCACAGGATGGTGGATGCGATTCAATTATATCACGTCCGCTGCGCTTGATACCGGTCTGGCAATCTGTACCATTGTCATTATAACGACCCTTCAGTTGCCAAACATCAGCTTTCCGAGCTGGTGGGGGAACACAGCTGCACTGAAGACAATGGATCAAATGGGGACAGCAATCATCGACCCAGTGCCACCAGGCGAGACTTTTGGCCCACGGTTTTGGTAGTCCCCAAAGAGCTTATTCCTTTGCATTGAAGGGCGTTGTGGAGCCATGTCCGCCACACGAGCAGGCGCGTTATTAGTGTAATGACCTCTTCCGATATCTCTCCCAGTTATGATCATGTTCAATTTATACATATACCTTTCAAGCAGTCTCAGCGACTTTCCATAACCAATTATTTAATGACTCCGAGACTTATCCACATAAGCTGTGGCGATGACCGGAATAATTATCACCCGAAAATTATCAGATCCCCGCCGCGCTGCTTCAACCGGTTAGTCATCGAATCAGATAACGCAATTCCGCCCGCAAAAGATTCCATCGCTGAGCCGCCATCCCGCCGACATTCAAACCAGCATCAATCCCCCCATCTTCCCCGTAGGTGGCTGAGAGACGCAATACCCCAGCgggttttctttctttttgcttttttgaaGCTGCTCGTAATCTCGCAGACACTCAGCCGGAACCTTTACTACCATCCAACTTCTCCGCGGCAATCGAACCGCAGCCATGTCCACCCTTCACGAAATCACTTCCGAAGCGGACTTTACGACGCAACTGTCTTCCCTCCCATCCACATCTCTAGCTGTCCTCTCATTTCACACTCCCTGGGCTGCGCCATGCACGCAAATGCGCAACGTACTGTCCACCCTCGCCTCCACCTACCCCGCCACTACCCCTCCATCCATTCGCTTCTTGAGCATCAACGCCGAAGACCTCCCCGACATCTCAGAGCAATACGACGTATCCGCTGTGCCATACCTAGTTCTGCTTCGAGACAACAAGATCGTTGAGACTGTGTCCGGCTCCGATCCAGTCAGGGTCCGGGAGGCGATTGAGAACCATGTGGGGCAAGACGGGCAGACAGATCGACCTTCCATTCCGCCACCTCTGGTCGCAGTACCGAGAGCGACAGCGGCGCAGGATACATCCGACGACGCTACTGCTTCAGACGCGCAGTTAGAGCCTCCCGTGCCCACGAAAGAAGAGCTCTTTGCGCGCCTTTCAGAGCTTGTAAAAGCCGCCCCGGTTATGTTATTCATGAAAGGGACTCCCAGCGCCCCACAGTGTGGATTCAGTAGGCAGATTGTGAGCATTCTGCGCGAGAACGGGGTGAAATATGGATTCTTTAATATTCTGGCGGATGAGGACGTTCGGCAGGGGTTGAAAGAGTTTGCGGACTGGCCGACTTTCCCGCAGCTCTGGGTCAAGGGGGAGCTGGTTGGCGGATTGGACATTGTGAGTTGGCCATCAGTTGTTATGCTTGTTCCTCTTTCCTGGGATTTTCAGTATGCTAACTGAGAATGTTATACAGGTGAAAGAAGAGATCTCCGCGAACCCTGATTTTTTCTGCGACTATTCGGTCTCTAAACCTACAAGCGCGCCCTCAGCTTGAAACTTGGACGCCATCAATATTCCGACCCTTTGTTGTTTTCGCCCCGGCTTCCGTACTCCAAATGACCCTCCTGTGAAATGATATGAATTGTCCTGTTCAATATTGTGTGCATACCACTTAGCTTTGGCCAATCCGTGCATTAATCTGCACGGTTAGGTGCTTCTTAGATGTTTAACTGTTCTTCAGCTTCTGTTAATgttaaaattaaaaaaatgAAAACTGGATTTGGACATATAATCTTGATCGAGTGCTCGAAAGAAAGTGCACAAAATCAGTACAAAGTGGCAATTATTATACGAAACAGCTTCTGTAAGCTCATCGAACCAATTATATGCCTGTAGTTTATAAGAAGGAAATATGTTTCCGCGTACAGGGCAGAACCCTATTACTCTAGCAAATATGGAGTACAAGGGATCCTAAAaccaaaaaaggaaacgGTGCAAGGGTTGATTGGGAATCAAGGAATGTCTTGCCCGTATAAATTCTATACAACTTAATTTGTGGCAAAAAATAGGCCCCAAGCTTGTCAGACCAAACCAAGCAAATTTCTTCATAGCCTGGCTAATGACGGGAGAGGTGATTTTCCAAATCTCATAAATATAAGGGCCAAGTGCCAACTGCATCTTTGCCCACAACTCAGCCGTTAAATCCCAAAATCTTTTGTATAGTTATGATTCTGGGCGAATTCATTGTATCGAAGACGTAACTATTCGTTCCTGGCTCCGCGACTTTGCGTCGCGCTGATCTTCCCTTCTCTATCCCCCAAAAACGCCAGCATCGTAATTTTATATTCATCCCCGGTTGCGTAGATACTATTTTATGTTGATTGCTGGTTGCACACCCTGGTCTGACGTGGCGACATCCCACTCTTGAAGGTTTTTGGCACGAAAGATATCAAACTTTGACAGTAGAGCATCCTCATCCACGTATGCACCACGTAGCCAGCGAGAACGCTTCCGGCCATCACTCTGTGACAAATCAAATGCCCTTCGGGCATGAGCCACACGTCTATTTGCAAAAATAACACATTCTCCTGGCCGCAACTTCAATTCAAACATGCCTTCTGGATCTTGCAGGAGGTCTGAGAACTTGCGTAAGGATTCGGCCAGTTGTTGCATTGGGTAATCAGCCGGTGTGAAGTGCGGAGCCTGGAATGGCGGTGAATAATTCACATACTCTAAACCTCCGGATTTATCCAGCTGGATCGTCGGGCGGCTATATTCGTAACTTTGGCCGTCATTAAAGTAGCCGTAGTGAAGCGCAACATCAGACAGCGTCTTTCTATCGTCTTCCGATAAACGTTGTGCCGCACGGAAAGTATCTACAAACATGGACTCTCCGCCAGGAAGGGAATTGTTCATGCAATGCAGCAATTGATAAGCAGGGGGATCGGCCATGTACAGAAGATCCATATGAAATCCAAGGAATTTATTTGTGTAGGCTACGTTTTTGGCTTCTGGTACACTGCGAACGTCCCAGGTGAGGCCGTAAAACGAATTGCGTAACGGTCCCATCCTCGTCGCAATCTGAGACACGCTCTCGGTTGACTCAGGAACGTTTTTGACGAAGGCCAGGCCATATCTGTACAAACTGCGCATGACTAACCCGAACTTCACGTCATCGT
This window harbors:
- a CDS encoding uncharacterized protein (antiSMASH:Cluster_1.6~EggNog:ENOG410PFPV~COG:P~TransMembrane:12 (o114-134i141-159o222-243i289-320o438-458i490-512o518-537i600-623o643-661i673-692o704-730i751-770o)); this translates as MTYLQRVKDWISYDAFPLALRQRRKGSEKIGLAPSGEDDSHVEANRKLHLYHRVHRWDPNLEDEYLDEVKDAANSYDGSPTNKRMVRRVLENSPYPEVRAAVRNTDEDLPVDTIRAWTIGLFLTTVGAGLNSLFSLRAPSIVVSSMVALLLAHPLGLGWTKVMPNRKINIFGSEWDLNPGPFNLKEHALIVIMANASIGNGVAYFTDTVQVQIAFYNADFGWLWNICLAISTQMVGFGIAGLLRRILVEPGSMIWPQTLVTTSFLYTLHDDTPPNPATTNGWQISRYRYFLYIFTGAFMWYWFPGFIAPFLSVFAFVTWIKPNDPLVNQLFGGWTGISLFPITFDWSQIAGYVGSPLIPPWHAIGNTLIGTTVTYLIVAPIIHYTNYWYGRHIPIHDSSIYDNRGHLYNVSMVLSANNTFDVQKYKEYSPIFLPTTMALTYGLHFAAIAALIVHTALFHGQQIWIRARDARGDLDDVHTRMMRKYEQVPTWWYLALLGGCLALCFITCLAWPTHLPWWALMIALLIAIIWTVPIGIVQGSTNIQIGLNVFTEYIIGYMLPGRPLGMMLFKTYGYITMAQALSFIQDLKIGHYLKIRPRSLFWAQVIATFWSCFVQLAVIIWGLGNIEGVCERDQPNRFICPGGRVFFASSVLWGLIGPARIFSGKAMYAGLQYFWVAGALAPIFFYILARMFPRSKVRFVNTPILFGGTLMLPPATPLNYLAWGIVGFGFQKYIRYRFTGWWMRFNYITSAALDTGLAICTIVIITTLQLPNISFPSWWGNTAALKTMDQMGTAIIDPVPPGETFGPRFW
- the GRX4 gene encoding monothiol glutaredoxin grx4 (antiSMASH:Cluster_1.6~EggNog:ENOG410PFJ2~COG:O~BUSCO:12994at33183), with amino-acid sequence MSTLHEITSEADFTTQLSSLPSTSLAVLSFHTPWAAPCTQMRNVLSTLASTYPATTPPSIRFLSINAEDLPDISEQYDVSAVPYLVLLRDNKIVETVSGSDPVRVREAIENHVGQDGQTDRPSIPPPLVAVPRATAAQDTSDDATASDAQLEPPVPTKEELFARLSELVKAAPVMLFMKGTPSAPQCGFSRQIVSILRENGVKYGFFNILADEDVRQGLKEFADWPTFPQLWVKGELVGGLDIVKEEISANPDFFCDYSVSKPTSAPSA
- a CDS encoding uncharacterized protein (antiSMASH:Cluster_1.6~EggNog:ENOG410PFA3~COG:I~BUSCO:6456at33183), which encodes MSPHFQAFRLLQTLSSRRCGPIFSSSRGTLSFRPYSTVNESTSLPNGRSVPPMFKYMEAQAGEGSPAKYSRLFIQADGSWLQFNCMRLRDACTCSQCVDPSTKQRNFLTSDLSPDVKPKDLRMEGDKVTVTWTGSLANPEEEHVSTYSTKQLRNLNTPRPARHYRGGPTKIVWDKATFEKNQHWISFDEYMNDDVKFGLVMRSLYRYGLAFVKNVPESTESVSQIATRMGPLRNSFYGLTWDVRSVPEAKNVAYTNKFLGFHMDLLYMADPPAYQLLHCMNNSLPGGESMFVDTFRAAQRLSEDDRKTLSDVALHYGYFNDGQSYEYSRPTIQLDKSGGLEYVNYSPPFQAPHFTPADYPMQQLAESLRKFSDLLQDPEGMFELKLRPGECVIFANRRVAHARRAFDLSQSDGRKRSRWLRGAYVDEDALLSKFDIFRAKNLQEWDVATSDQGVQPAINIK